GGCGGCCTCGCCATCCCCGAGCGCCCAGACACCGCGGGTCAGCAGCAGGGCGGAGAGCATCAGGAATGCGCCGCAGGCTCCGAACGCCAGATACGACGGGTAACGGCCGCCCCCCGGGAACTTATCCGGAGGCCTCGGATCCGCCGTACGCGTGGGCATCGGCGCCCGAGGCTTCATCGCATCCACTCGCGGACGAAGCTCACTCACGAGACATCCTCCCCTCGCTTGACCACGAAGGATGTGGCCCAATCGATGACGTTGGCGACCTTGGCCTGCTGAATGGCACCCGACGGGTTCACGCTCTTGGGGCAGACCTCACTGCACTCATTGGCAAACGAACAACTGAAGAGCCCGCCTTCGCTGCGGAAGACCTCGTTGCGCACATGGGCGCCCTCGTCCCGCGTATCCTGGTTGTAGCGGTGGCCGAGCGCCAGAGCCGCCGGCCCCAGGAATTCCGGCTCGTTGGAGACGACCGGGCAAGCCGAATAACACAGCATGCAGTTGATGCACATGCTGAACTGCTTGAAATCTGCCAGCTCTTCCGGCGATTGCCGAGTCGTGCCTTCTTCGACCGCACGCTCCTTGGCGACCATGATCCAGGGCTTCACCTCCTGGAACCTCTCCATGAAGCCCTCGAGCTCGACGACGAGGTCTCGCACGACCGGGAAGTTCGCGAGGGGCGAGATCTCGATCGTATCCCCGTAGTTCGACATGGGATCCTTGCAGGTGAGCTTCGGATCCCCGTTCACCGTCATCCCACAGCTACCACAAACCGCCATACGGCAGGACCAGCGATGGGAGAGCGTCGGGTCGATGTTGTCCTTGATGTAGTTCAAGGCCTCGAGGATCTTCCAATCCGGCTCGACCTCGATCTCGTAGCTCTGGGTC
The nucleotide sequence above comes from bacterium. Encoded proteins:
- the sdhB gene encoding succinate dehydrogenase iron-sulfur subunit gives rise to the protein MSEKLKKTIIVTRFDPDKDEAPKTQSYEIEVEPDWKILEALNYIKDNIDPTLSHRWSCRMAVCGSCGMTVNGDPKLTCKDPMSNYGDTIEISPLANFPVVRDLVVELEGFMERFQEVKPWIMVAKERAVEEGTTRQSPEELADFKQFSMCINCMLCYSACPVVSNEPEFLGPAALALGHRYNQDTRDEGAHVRNEVFRSEGGLFSCSFANECSEVCPKSVNPSGAIQQAKVANVIDWATSFVVKRGEDVS